The Humulus lupulus chromosome 3, drHumLupu1.1, whole genome shotgun sequence genome window below encodes:
- the LOC133825669 gene encoding protein EXPORTIN 1B-like: MIGQQDGKALFLILFQLLKLVKQFLLSEEVFDFSRGEMTQSKIKELKQSLNSEFQLIHELCLYVLSASQRTELIRATLSTLHAFLSWIPLGYIFESPLLETLLNFFPMPSYRNLTLQCLTEVAALNFGDFYNAQYVKMYTIFMTLLQTMIPLNTNIPEAYAIGSCEEQAFIQNLALFFTSFYKVIYLL, translated from the exons ATGATTGGCCAGCAAGATGGCAAAGCTTTATTCCTGATCTTGTTTCAGCTGCTAAAACTAGTGAAACAATTT CTTCTAAGTGAAGAGGTGTTTGATTTCTCAAGAGGAGAGATGACTCAAAGTAAGATAAAGGAGCTTAAACAATCATTGAACAG TGAATTTCAACTCATTCATGAGCTATGCTTATATGTACTATCAGCGTCTCAAAGAACTGAGCTTATACGTGCAACACTCTCCACATTGCACGCATTTCTCTCATGGATTCCCCTGGGATATATATTTGAGTCTCCATTG CTTGAAACGCTGCTGAATTTTTTCCCCATGCCATCGTATCGGAATCTCACTCTTCAGTGTTTGACAGAG GTTGCAGCACTTAATTTTGGAGATTTCTACAATGCCCAGTACGTTAAGATGTACACCATATTCATGACACTGTTACAG ACCATGATTCCTCTTAATACAAACATTCCAGAGGCTTATGCAATTGGTTCCTGCGAAGAGCAG GCTTTTATTCAGAATTTGGCTTTGTTTTTCACTTCATTTTATAAG GTGATTTACCTGTTGTGA
- the LOC133825670 gene encoding protein FAR1-RELATED SEQUENCE 5-like, whose translation MGFGKRSDGVKRRNKAISMRRWVCQREGFRQEQYINMLDHKKRPRAITRVGCQEALRVVHMKDNNFWLAKEFSHEHNHDLVSIPELQFLKSNRVESDDLLSQVRLMNSAGIKTSQIMSHVAMHSRRYERMSCQVRTLQEIPVLAAGDSAANNVDIRR comes from the coding sequence ATGGGTTTTGGAAAACGATCTGACGGTGTTAAAAGAAGAAATAAGGCCATCTCCATGAGACGTTGGGTTTGTCAAAGAGAAGGTTTTAGACAAGAGCAATATATAAACATGCTAGATCACAAGAAACGACCTAGAGCAATAACAAGAGTGGGTTGTCAAGAAGCTCTAAGGGTAGTTCATATGAAAGATAACAACTTCTGGCTGGCTAAAGAGTTTAGCCACGAACATAATCATGATTTGGTGTCTATCCCAGAGTTGCAGTTCCTCAAGTCGAACCGGGTGGAATCTGATGATTTACTTTCACAAGTTCGTTTGATGAACTCAGCCGGGATAAAGACTTCTCAAATTATGTCCCACGTTGCTATGCATTCCAGAAGGTATGAGAGAATGTCGTGTCAAGTTagaacactacaagaaattccAGTATTAGCGGCAggggactccgccgctaataatgtcgatatccgccgctaa